The following are encoded in a window of Pseudomonas sp. JQ170C genomic DNA:
- a CDS encoding SurA N-terminal domain-containing protein: protein MKLLGLLLCLLALPLQAQEGPPAALVNGVAISQLRLDRYFTEYLEDRGRALTSIRNPSVYKRLRDQALNDLIDKELLWQEAQRQGVTVSDAEVNAQVEQLRQAFGSSQTFEQRLADAGFDTTSFAAYTRHELAAQRVFLAATQVPEPDAAQVKAFYLANENSFQAQQNQSASNPVEAEQGLALAKSILIDQQQAQARHALLQRLRDAGQVQKLD from the coding sequence ATGAAACTGCTCGGTCTGTTGTTGTGCCTGTTGGCCTTGCCGCTGCAGGCGCAGGAAGGGCCGCCCGCGGCCCTGGTCAATGGCGTGGCCATCAGTCAGTTGCGCCTTGATCGCTATTTCACCGAATACCTCGAAGACCGCGGGCGGGCGCTGACCAGCATTCGCAACCCCAGCGTGTACAAGCGTCTGCGCGACCAGGCCCTGAACGACCTGATCGACAAGGAACTGCTCTGGCAGGAAGCCCAGCGCCAGGGCGTGACGGTCAGCGACGCCGAGGTCAACGCACAGGTCGAGCAACTGCGCCAGGCCTTCGGCTCGTCCCAGACTTTTGAACAGCGCCTGGCCGATGCCGGGTTCGATACCACCAGCTTTGCCGCCTACACCCGCCATGAACTGGCCGCACAACGGGTCTTCCTGGCCGCCACGCAGGTGCCCGAGCCCGATGCTGCACAGGTAAAAGCTTTTTATCTGGCGAACGAGAATTCTTTTCAAGCACAGCAGAACCAAAGCGCCAGCAACCCTGTCGAAGCTGAGCAGGGACTGGCACTGGCAAAATCCATCCTGATCGATCAGCAACAGGCGCAGGCGCGCCACGCCTTGCTACAGCGTCTACGAGACGCCGGGCAGGTGCAGAAACTTGACTGA
- a CDS encoding response regulator, translating to MVNTVLVVDDEQTLAGNIQAYLEAQGLNVHVAYDGETAIGEAERTQPDVIVLDYRLPDMEGFQVLETVRQRRDCHFVLITAHPTAEVRERATQLGVSHILFKPFPLTELARAVFDLMGIKREEKGTGNTDTGFVERRQSRSESFPLQLFDGSWVLADRRRNGARPPEPDEDQLLTGE from the coding sequence TTGGTTAACACAGTATTGGTAGTCGATGACGAACAGACCCTTGCGGGCAATATCCAGGCGTACCTGGAAGCGCAAGGCCTGAACGTCCATGTTGCCTACGACGGGGAAACGGCCATCGGCGAAGCCGAACGCACCCAACCCGACGTGATAGTGCTCGATTATCGCTTGCCCGACATGGAGGGGTTTCAGGTACTGGAGACCGTGCGTCAACGCAGGGACTGTCATTTCGTGCTGATCACCGCCCATCCGACCGCCGAGGTCCGTGAGCGTGCAACCCAGCTAGGCGTCAGTCATATCCTGTTCAAGCCTTTTCCACTGACGGAACTGGCCCGCGCAGTCTTCGACCTGATGGGCATCAAGCGTGAAGAGAAGGGCACCGGCAACACGGACACAGGGTTTGTCGAACGACGCCAGAGCAGGAGTGAAAGTTTCCCCCTGCAGTTGTTCGATGGTAGTTGGGTGCTGGCAGACCGCCGCCGTAACGGCGCAAGGCCTCCAGAACCGGACGAGGACCAACTGCTCACCGGGGAGTAA
- a CDS encoding GspE/PulE family protein, giving the protein METLSLAVVPAQASLPVPLGRELLAQARATAEQSAERLIDTLQRLSGLAPADFVAALGTTLHYPVLDGQALFAATPLFDRVSLAQCLKREFIFLEHDGQALGVFADPFDTARLAWIDECLQGAPLYLVQAAELTGFLARHEESFHAVDSLDNDSEAVAELDTVQSLSLASISEDQSRVVKLVNSTLYDALKMHASDIHLGVTGSGLVIKYRIDGVLNSISKVSGSEFAEQVISRIKVMAELDIGEKRVPQDGRFKIGISARQIDFRVSIMPSIFGEDAVLRVLDKQDLADRVSGVQLQALGFEDHTLRSLRRLANEPYGMILVTGPTGSGKTTTLYAMISEINHGVDKIITIEDPVEYQLPGVLQIPVNEKKGLTFARGLRSILRHDPDKIMVGEIRDPDTAQIAVQSALTGHLVFTTIHANNVFDVIGRFSQMQVDPYSFVSALNAVLAQRLIRLVCPHCAAPHHPDDEELSLSGLEAGQVGDYHFVHGKGCGQCRGSGYRGRTAIAELLHLDDELRQMIVERRPLAQIRTLACQRGLRLLRSSALELVRDGRTTLEEINRVTFVA; this is encoded by the coding sequence ATGGAAACCTTGTCGCTCGCTGTAGTCCCCGCCCAGGCTTCGCTGCCTGTGCCCCTGGGGCGCGAGTTACTGGCTCAAGCCCGAGCCACCGCTGAGCAGAGTGCCGAACGCCTGATCGACACCCTGCAACGCTTGAGCGGTCTGGCCCCTGCCGACTTTGTCGCCGCCCTCGGCACCACCCTGCATTACCCGGTACTGGACGGCCAGGCGCTGTTCGCCGCCACCCCGCTGTTCGACCGCGTCAGCCTGGCCCAGTGCCTGAAGCGCGAATTCATCTTCCTGGAACACGACGGCCAGGCGCTGGGCGTGTTCGCCGACCCCTTCGACACCGCCCGTCTTGCCTGGATCGACGAATGCCTGCAAGGCGCGCCGCTGTACCTGGTGCAAGCAGCCGAGCTGACCGGCTTTCTGGCCCGCCACGAAGAAAGCTTCCATGCCGTCGACTCGCTGGATAACGACAGCGAGGCGGTCGCCGAGCTGGACACCGTGCAAAGCCTGTCGCTGGCCAGCATCAGCGAAGACCAGAGCCGGGTGGTCAAACTGGTCAACTCCACCCTCTACGACGCCCTGAAGATGCACGCCAGCGACATCCACCTGGGCGTGACCGGCAGCGGCCTGGTGATCAAGTACCGTATCGACGGCGTGCTCAACAGCATCAGCAAGGTCAGCGGCAGCGAGTTCGCCGAGCAGGTGATCTCGCGGATCAAGGTCATGGCCGAGCTGGATATCGGTGAAAAGCGCGTCCCCCAGGACGGTCGCTTCAAGATCGGCATCAGCGCCCGGCAGATCGACTTTCGTGTGTCGATCATGCCGAGCATCTTCGGCGAGGACGCGGTGCTGCGGGTGCTCGACAAACAGGACCTGGCCGACCGCGTCAGCGGCGTGCAGCTCCAGGCCCTGGGTTTTGAAGACCATACCCTGCGCAGCCTGCGCCGGCTGGCCAACGAACCCTATGGCATGATCCTGGTCACCGGCCCCACCGGCAGCGGCAAGACCACCACCCTCTACGCCATGATCAGCGAGATCAACCACGGCGTAGACAAGATCATCACCATCGAAGACCCGGTCGAGTACCAGTTGCCGGGCGTGCTGCAGATCCCGGTCAACGAAAAGAAGGGCCTGACCTTCGCCCGTGGCCTGCGCTCGATCCTGCGTCACGACCCCGACAAGATCATGGTCGGTGAGATCCGCGACCCGGATACCGCGCAGATCGCCGTGCAATCGGCCCTGACCGGCCACCTGGTGTTCACCACCATCCACGCCAACAACGTGTTCGATGTGATCGGCCGCTTCAGCCAGATGCAGGTCGACCCCTACAGCTTTGTTTCCGCCCTCAACGCCGTGCTGGCCCAACGCCTGATCCGCCTGGTGTGCCCGCACTGCGCCGCGCCCCATCACCCCGACGACGAGGAACTGAGCCTCTCGGGGCTCGAAGCCGGGCAGGTCGGTGACTACCACTTCGTCCACGGCAAAGGCTGCGGCCAGTGCCGGGGCAGCGGCTATCGCGGCCGTACCGCCATCGCCGAACTGCTGCACCTGGACGACGAACTGCGGCAAATGATCGTTGAACGTCGCCCCCTGGCCCAGATCCGCACCCTGGCCTGCCAGCGCGGGCTGCGCCTGCTGCGCAGCTCGGCACTGGAGCTGGTGCGCGATGGCCGGACCACCTTGGAGGAGATCAATCGTGTCACATTTGTCGCCTGA
- a CDS encoding PilN domain-containing protein, translating into MRRLELDFQPRRTGLGAWALLLAGASLVLGATLLQQGFGQQQEALEQQLQQVERQLGKRPEAVTSLTPAQSREQTEKLAQMRSVSQQLQRPWERLFNMLEGLPQDDVALLTLTPDARKGQVRISAEARDLEAMLAFHKRLEASGELRDVSLLNHEIVAKQPEHPVQFNLSATWEIGNAHP; encoded by the coding sequence ATGCGCCGCCTGGAGCTGGATTTCCAGCCACGGCGCACGGGCCTGGGCGCCTGGGCGCTGCTGCTCGCCGGTGCCAGCCTGGTGCTCGGCGCAACGTTGCTGCAGCAAGGTTTCGGCCAGCAGCAGGAGGCCCTTGAGCAGCAGTTGCAGCAGGTCGAACGGCAACTGGGCAAGCGTCCGGAAGCAGTCACTTCGTTGACCCCGGCACAAAGCCGCGAGCAGACCGAGAAACTGGCCCAGATGCGCAGTGTCTCGCAGCAACTGCAACGCCCCTGGGAGCGCCTGTTCAACATGCTCGAAGGCTTGCCCCAGGACGACGTGGCATTGCTGACCCTGACCCCGGACGCCCGTAAAGGCCAGGTGCGCATCAGCGCCGAGGCCCGTGACCTGGAAGCGATGCTGGCCTTTCACAAACGCCTGGAAGCCAGTGGCGAGCTGCGCGATGTGTCGCTGCTCAACCACGAAATCGTGGCCAAACAGCCCGAGCATCCGGTGCAGTTCAACTTGTCGGCCACCTGGGAGATCGGCAATGCGCATCCCTAG
- the pilO gene encoding type 4a pilus biogenesis protein PilO: MRIPSLILHERAQQLGVVGLAGGALVVLALLYGALAVLPQWQQVQDLEVRTEDARDQLRQLKSGTLKLPQMPQHELEDFHKQLPAQPQATVAIDRIYSLAKTERISLSRGEYALGVDPKTQLARYQILLPVRGSYPQIRRFVHALLGQLPALVLEDVDLQRKKIGDSELTGRLRMTLYLSRS; the protein is encoded by the coding sequence ATGCGCATCCCTAGCCTGATTCTGCACGAACGTGCGCAGCAGCTCGGCGTGGTCGGCCTGGCCGGTGGCGCGCTGGTGGTGCTGGCCTTGCTCTACGGCGCGCTCGCCGTGCTGCCGCAGTGGCAGCAGGTGCAAGACCTTGAAGTGCGCACCGAGGACGCCCGCGACCAACTGCGCCAGCTCAAGAGCGGCACCCTGAAGCTGCCGCAGATGCCCCAGCACGAACTTGAGGACTTTCACAAGCAGCTACCGGCCCAGCCCCAGGCCACCGTGGCCATCGACCGCATCTACAGCCTGGCCAAGACCGAACGCATCAGCCTGTCCCGGGGCGAGTACGCCCTGGGGGTGGATCCGAAGACCCAACTGGCGCGCTACCAGATTCTCCTGCCGGTGCGCGGCAGCTATCCGCAGATCCGCCGTTTTGTCCATGCCTTGCTCGGTCAACTGCCGGCCCTGGTGCTCGAAGACGTCGACCTGCAACGCAAGAAGATCGGCGACAGCGAGCTGACCGGCCGCCTGCGTATGACCCTTTACCTGTCGAGGTCATGA